The Pseudanabaena galeata CCNP1313 genome includes a region encoding these proteins:
- a CDS encoding DUF2887 domain-containing protein codes for MRTDTIFFQLFQTFDSLLFELVGLPPEASEGYRFTSVEIKEKAFRFDGIFIPDSIDKNIWFVEVQFQKRAEFYWEFIGEIFLYLSQYKPAHDWQAVAIFAKRSIEPEIPKQFRILFAGGHIERIYLDELPESESLSLGLVRLIVAPKRETVALAQQLASRVGQGDRERMIEFIETVLLYKFPQMSREEVEAMFTLGDLKKTRVYRDAKLEGKLEGKLEGKLEGEKIGAQRGQILGQQQGLKQGLKQAVVRLLTRKFGKVSLKTVKRLEKLSAEQLEELAEAVLDFVKVADLEAWLVSKK; via the coding sequence ATGCGAACTGACACGATCTTTTTTCAGCTATTTCAAACCTTTGATAGTTTGTTGTTTGAGCTAGTAGGACTACCACCTGAAGCTTCAGAGGGCTATCGCTTTACTTCTGTGGAGATCAAGGAAAAAGCCTTCCGCTTTGATGGTATTTTTATCCCAGATTCAATTGATAAAAATATTTGGTTTGTGGAGGTTCAATTCCAAAAACGAGCCGAATTTTACTGGGAGTTTATCGGTGAGATATTTCTGTATCTGAGTCAGTACAAGCCAGCGCATGATTGGCAAGCGGTCGCCATTTTTGCGAAGCGGAGCATTGAGCCTGAGATACCTAAGCAATTTAGGATACTATTTGCGGGTGGGCATATTGAACGGATCTATCTGGATGAGTTGCCAGAGTCTGAGTCATTGAGTTTGGGGCTTGTGAGGTTGATCGTTGCGCCGAAGAGGGAAACGGTAGCTCTGGCGCAGCAGTTGGCTAGTAGGGTGGGGCAAGGCGATCGCGAGAGGATGATAGAATTTATTGAGACAGTTTTGCTTTACAAGTTTCCGCAAATGAGTCGAGAGGAGGTTGAGGCGATGTTTACGTTAGGTGATCTCAAAAAAACAAGGGTTTATCGGGATGCAAAGCTTGAGGGTAAGCTCGAAGGCAAGCTTGAGGGCAAGCTTGAAGGTGAAAAAATTGGCGCACAGCGTGGTCAAATATTAGGACAGCAGCAGGGGCTAAAGCAGGGGCTAAAGCAAGCTGTGGTAAGGCTATTGACGCGGAAGTTTGGCAAGGTGTCGCTGAAGACGGTTAAGCGCCTCGAAAAGTTGTCGGCTGAGCAGTTGGAGGAGTTGGCGGAGGCGGTGTTGGATTTTGTGAAGGTGGCGGATTTGGAGGCTTGGTTGGTAAGTAAAAAGTAG
- a CDS encoding TPM domain-containing protein has translation MIKLNLQKFARRFAQRFGAIAIAMFLPLAIAFTHIPAAQAFDAPELLPEKYTNVIDLGRFLTDPEESALDQKLTKFEEQTGWKLRVLTQVDRTPGRAVKEFWGLDDNSVMLVADARGRNLLNFSVGDAIYPLLSRSFWIELQSRYGNQFYVREQGYDQSILSAIDAIATCLDQDGCAVVPGIPQEQWILTLITSIVGGVVFGFAGHPRKDGEIFAWKWALIFTPLWGMLFISFGLGPVLTRTSEWVPIVRNVAGFVGGAVIAYLIPSPRRVTPSTEAR, from the coding sequence ATGATTAAGCTCAATCTACAAAAATTTGCTCGGAGATTCGCTCAAAGATTTGGCGCGATCGCGATCGCCATGTTTCTTCCCTTAGCGATCGCCTTTACCCATATTCCTGCTGCTCAAGCCTTTGATGCCCCAGAGCTATTGCCTGAAAAGTATACAAACGTTATTGATTTGGGACGTTTTTTGACTGATCCAGAAGAATCAGCTCTAGATCAAAAGTTAACCAAATTTGAAGAGCAAACAGGTTGGAAATTGCGTGTTCTTACTCAAGTTGATCGCACCCCCGGACGTGCAGTTAAAGAATTTTGGGGATTAGATGATAATAGTGTGATGTTAGTAGCGGATGCACGCGGACGCAACTTGTTAAATTTTAGTGTTGGTGATGCCATTTATCCATTGCTATCTCGTAGCTTCTGGATTGAGTTGCAATCGCGATATGGCAACCAATTCTATGTCCGTGAACAGGGTTATGATCAATCAATTTTGTCGGCTATTGATGCGATCGCTACCTGTCTCGATCAAGATGGTTGCGCTGTTGTTCCTGGGATTCCTCAAGAGCAATGGATTTTGACTTTGATTACTTCCATTGTCGGTGGTGTTGTATTTGGATTCGCGGGACATCCTCGGAAAGATGGTGAAATCTTTGCTTGGAAATGGGCTTTAATCTTTACACCACTTTGGGGCATGTTGTTTATCTCGTTTGGTTTAGGACCCGTACTGACGCGCACTAGTGAATGGGTTCCCATTGTTCGCAATGTGGCGGGTTTTGTCGGTGGCGCGGTAATTGCCTATTTGATTCCTTCGCCAAGGCGAGTGACTCCATCAACTGAAGCAAGATAA
- the ylqF gene encoding ribosome biogenesis GTPase YlqF codes for MASPIQWYPGHIAKAEKQLLEQLKLVDVVIEVRDSRILMSSKHPKIEKWVEGKSHILVCNRIDAISSTVKTQWMRWFTEQERMAYFTDAQAGKGMVDLLKAAQVAGEKVNERRRGRGMLPRPVRAVVVGFPNVGKSALINRLLKKKVVASANKPGVTRQLRWIRISDEIELLDTPGVIPPLLHDQDAAMKLAICDDIGQAAYDNVLVAAEAVDLLIQLNAKLSSRYVIDPATVTSGIEYIHEVAALNKFQGDLDKVARLILYDFRKGKLGAIALEMPPQ; via the coding sequence ATGGCAAGCCCAATTCAATGGTATCCAGGTCATATCGCCAAAGCTGAAAAGCAGTTGTTAGAACAACTAAAATTGGTGGACGTGGTCATTGAGGTGCGTGATTCGCGCATTTTGATGTCTAGTAAGCATCCCAAAATTGAAAAATGGGTGGAGGGAAAGTCGCATATCTTAGTATGCAATCGCATTGATGCCATTTCTTCAACGGTGAAAACGCAATGGATGCGCTGGTTTACCGAGCAAGAACGCATGGCATATTTCACCGATGCACAGGCTGGCAAAGGCATGGTGGATCTGCTCAAGGCGGCTCAAGTTGCAGGCGAAAAGGTAAATGAACGGCGGCGTGGTCGGGGCATGTTGCCGCGTCCTGTGAGGGCTGTAGTCGTCGGCTTCCCTAATGTGGGCAAATCGGCGCTAATTAATCGGTTACTCAAGAAAAAAGTGGTTGCTAGTGCTAATAAACCGGGGGTTACGCGCCAGTTACGTTGGATCAGGATTTCTGACGAGATCGAGTTGTTAGATACCCCTGGGGTAATTCCACCCTTGCTCCATGATCAAGATGCAGCGATGAAGCTTGCCATTTGCGATGATATTGGTCAGGCGGCTTACGACAACGTATTAGTGGCGGCGGAAGCAGTGGATCTGCTGATCCAGTTAAATGCCAAGCTGAGCAGCCGTTACGTCATTGATCCAGCAACGGTAACTTCAGGAATCGAGTATATCCACGAAGTTGCAGCCTTAAATAAGTTTCAAGGTGATTTAGATAAAGTTGCTAGGTTGATTTTATATGACTTTCGCAAAGGGAAATTAGGGGCGATCGCGCTAGAAATGCCGCCTCAATAA